The Immundisolibacter cernigliae genome has a window encoding:
- a CDS encoding aromatic ring-hydroxylating oxygenase subunit alpha, giving the protein MKIETINTWIDDRISEGVFDVNRDVYLNPELFELEMKHIFEASWLYLCHESQIPNAGDFFATHMGRQPVIIVRGKDDQVRGFVNACAHRGATLCRTRKGNQQFFTCPYHGWVYDTAGKNVDIKDHASGAYPAAFEAQSHDLTAIPKLESYRGFVFGSLSADVPTLAEHLGAAMPFIDLMADQSPEGLEVLRGSSTYTYNSNWKLQAENGVDGYHVTSVHANYVAMVQRRMTMGKEDKVKAIVGGGDITKMTSGAYDLGMGHSLLWGEVPGANDRPLAQRRAEIEQRMGPVQAHWMIDCSRNLGLFPNVFLMDQTSTQIRVFRPLAIDKTEVTIFCIAPKGESASARTRRVRQYEDFFNATGMATPDDLSEFEACQAGNQGLAGTVQHLDRGLSRVIQGADEAARSVGSTPHTAGPNWADENIFHSFYRRWHQLLTGSR; this is encoded by the coding sequence GTGAAAATCGAGACCATCAACACCTGGATCGACGATCGCATCAGCGAGGGCGTGTTCGACGTCAACCGCGACGTATACCTGAACCCCGAGCTGTTCGAGCTGGAGATGAAGCACATCTTCGAGGCCAGCTGGCTGTATCTGTGTCACGAGAGCCAGATCCCGAACGCGGGGGATTTCTTCGCCACCCACATGGGCCGCCAGCCGGTCATCATCGTGCGCGGCAAGGATGACCAGGTGCGTGGCTTCGTGAACGCCTGCGCGCACCGCGGCGCCACCCTGTGCCGCACGCGCAAGGGCAACCAGCAGTTCTTCACCTGCCCCTACCACGGCTGGGTGTATGACACCGCCGGCAAGAACGTCGACATCAAGGACCACGCCAGCGGCGCCTATCCGGCCGCCTTCGAGGCGCAATCGCACGACCTGACCGCCATCCCGAAGCTGGAGTCCTACCGCGGCTTCGTGTTCGGCTCGCTGAGCGCCGATGTGCCCACGCTCGCCGAGCACCTTGGGGCGGCGATGCCGTTCATCGACCTGATGGCCGACCAGTCGCCCGAGGGTCTGGAAGTGCTGCGCGGCTCATCCACGTACACCTACAACTCCAACTGGAAACTGCAGGCCGAGAACGGCGTCGACGGTTACCACGTCACCAGCGTGCACGCCAATTACGTGGCCATGGTCCAGCGGCGCATGACGATGGGCAAGGAAGACAAGGTCAAGGCCATCGTCGGCGGCGGCGACATCACCAAGATGACCAGTGGCGCCTATGACCTTGGCATGGGTCACTCGTTGCTGTGGGGCGAGGTACCGGGTGCCAACGACCGCCCGCTGGCGCAGCGCCGGGCCGAAATCGAACAACGCATGGGCCCGGTGCAGGCGCACTGGATGATCGACTGCAGCCGCAATCTTGGCCTGTTTCCGAACGTGTTCCTGATGGACCAGACCTCGACGCAGATTCGGGTATTCCGGCCGCTGGCGATCGACAAGACCGAGGTCACCATCTTCTGCATCGCTCCGAAGGGCGAGAGCGCCTCGGCGCGCACACGCCGCGTGCGCCAGTACGAGGATTTCTTCAACGCCACCGGCATGGCCACGCCGGACGACCTGAGCGAGTTCGAAGCCTGCCAGGCCGGCAACCAGGGCCTGGCCGGCACCGTGCAGCACCTGGACCGGGGCCTGAGCCGGGTCATCCAGGGCGCCGATGAGGCGGCCCGCAGCGTCGGCTCGACGCCCCACACGGCGGGCCCGAACTGGGCAGACGAGAACATCTTCCACAGCTTCTACCGGCGCTGGCACCAGCTGCTGACCGGATCGCGCTGA
- the cysK gene encoding cysteine synthase A yields the protein MAHIFDDITQTIGNTPLVRIRRMIQSEATVLAKLEFFNPLSSVKDRIGLAMIEAAEKSGQLVPGGEIIEPTSGNTGIALAFVCAARGYRLTLTMPASMSIERRKVLRALGAEIVLTPAEKGMTGAIERARELLAERPGSIMPQQFENPANPDVHRRTTAEEIWRDTDGQVDYLISGVGTGGTITGVSEVIKSRRPSFRAIAVEPTASPVLSGGKPGPHKIQGIGAGFVPAILNTGIIDEVIQVSNEDAMAYARRAAQEEGLFVGISSGAALWAAEQIAKRPEAAGKTIVAIIPSAGERYLSTALFADIEV from the coding sequence ATGGCGCACATTTTCGACGACATCACGCAGACCATCGGCAACACGCCGCTGGTGCGCATCCGCCGCATGATCCAAAGCGAGGCCACGGTGCTGGCCAAGCTGGAGTTCTTCAACCCGCTGTCGTCGGTCAAGGACCGCATCGGCCTGGCCATGATCGAGGCGGCCGAGAAAAGCGGCCAACTCGTGCCCGGCGGCGAGATCATCGAGCCGACCTCCGGCAACACCGGCATCGCGCTGGCCTTCGTGTGCGCCGCGCGCGGTTACCGCCTGACGCTGACCATGCCGGCCTCGATGAGCATCGAGCGGCGCAAGGTGCTGCGCGCGCTGGGGGCGGAAATCGTGCTCACGCCGGCCGAGAAGGGCATGACCGGTGCCATCGAGCGCGCCCGCGAGCTGCTCGCCGAGCGGCCCGGCAGCATCATGCCCCAGCAGTTCGAGAACCCAGCCAATCCGGACGTGCACCGGCGCACCACGGCCGAGGAAATCTGGCGCGATACCGACGGCCAGGTCGATTACCTGATCTCGGGCGTGGGCACCGGCGGCACCATCACCGGCGTGTCGGAAGTGATCAAGTCCCGCCGGCCGTCGTTCAGGGCGATCGCGGTCGAGCCGACGGCCTCGCCGGTGCTGTCCGGCGGCAAGCCGGGCCCGCACAAGATCCAGGGCATCGGCGCCGGCTTCGTGCCGGCGATCCTGAACACCGGCATCATCGACGAGGTGATCCAGGTCAGCAACGAGGACGCCATGGCCTACGCCCGCCGCGCGGCCCAGGAAGAAGGCCTGTTCGTGGGCATCAGCTCCGGCGCCGCGCTGTGGGCGGCCGAGCAGATCGCCAAACGCCCGGAAGCGGCCGGCAAGACCATCGTGGCGATCATCCCCTCGGCCGGCGAGCGCTATCTGTCGACCGCGCTGTTCGCCGACATCGAGGTCTGA
- a CDS encoding ketopantoate reductase family protein, whose amino-acid sequence MRFVILGAGGLGSVIGGYLAKAGEDVTLICRPAHAEAINSKGLKISGVRGEHLVRENLSAVTSPDEAAGEFDHLIVLVKGKDTETALAQAEGLKARCKNVFSLQNGIGKEERLRQWAGRDKVVGASTIEGGTLHEPGVVSNPLTTPTTAWFGELDGGTSARTDALAEAFTRSGLVAKSVPNIMQVLWEKLVQIGTASGWSVSTLGLRLYFQDGLLIRQGAEHYVALAKDMLRVYGAMGYTPQNFYAPMSQFKELNELDFEGGVALMMKLGERLKQQGMRGRTSMHEDVIRGKKTEVDFLLKPFLDKAAELGLQVPVLETVYRVIKTQDAYLE is encoded by the coding sequence ATGCGTTTTGTCATTCTGGGTGCCGGCGGTCTGGGTTCGGTCATCGGCGGTTACCTCGCCAAGGCCGGCGAGGACGTCACCCTCATCTGCCGCCCGGCCCATGCCGAGGCGATCAACAGCAAGGGCCTCAAGATCAGCGGCGTGCGCGGCGAGCATCTGGTGCGCGAGAACCTCAGCGCCGTCACCAGCCCCGACGAGGCGGCGGGGGAATTCGACCACCTGATCGTGCTGGTCAAGGGCAAGGACACCGAAACCGCGCTGGCCCAGGCCGAAGGCCTGAAAGCCCGCTGCAAGAACGTGTTCTCGCTGCAGAACGGCATCGGCAAGGAAGAGCGCCTGCGCCAGTGGGCCGGGCGCGACAAGGTGGTCGGCGCCTCCACCATCGAGGGCGGCACGCTGCACGAGCCGGGCGTGGTCAGCAACCCGCTCACAACGCCAACGACAGCGTGGTTTGGCGAACTGGACGGCGGCACCAGCGCGCGCACCGATGCACTGGCCGAGGCCTTCACCCGCTCCGGCCTGGTGGCCAAATCGGTCCCCAACATCATGCAGGTGCTGTGGGAAAAACTGGTGCAGATCGGCACCGCGTCCGGCTGGTCGGTGTCCACGCTCGGCCTGCGCCTGTACTTCCAGGACGGCCTGCTGATCCGCCAGGGCGCCGAACACTACGTGGCGCTGGCCAAGGACATGCTGCGCGTGTACGGCGCCATGGGCTACACGCCACAGAATTTCTACGCGCCCATGTCGCAGTTCAAGGAACTGAACGAGCTCGACTTCGAGGGCGGCGTGGCGCTGATGATGAAACTCGGCGAGCGCCTCAAGCAGCAGGGCATGCGCGGCCGCACCTCCATGCACGAGGACGTCATCCGCGGCAAGAAAACCGAGGTCGACTTCCTGCTCAAGCCCTTCCTGGACAAGGCCGCCGAGCTTGGCCTGCAGGTGCCGGTGCTCGAGACGGTCTACCGCGTCATCAAGACGCAGGATGCGTATCTGGAGTGA
- a CDS encoding aromatic ring-hydroxylating oxygenase subunit alpha, whose product MNKPVEAHPFLDPRELVVDQPQDGTFLVSRRLFNEAELFELEMKYIFENTWIFLCHEGQVPNPGDFFTTEMGRQPVVITRGKDGQVHGFVNACAHRGATLCRTRKGNQQFLTCPYHGWVYDTAGKNVDIKDHASGAYPPAFEQQSHDLKAIPKLAVYRGLVFGSLNPDVPTLAEHLGGAAKAIDFVMDQSESPLEVLRGWSTYTHRGNWKLQPENGIDGYHFTAVHANYVGVMKRDAERRARKATAGGVQRSFGGDSLLQMKSGWYDYGHGHTLMWGSFGQPQNRPVWNRREQIAQRHGAAHAEWVVGRLRNLLIFPNLLLMDHAATQIRVIKPVSVDFTKVESFALAAREDEPDVRTRRIRQFEDFYNATGLATPDDLSTFEACHDGLQGRLVPWQLGYDRGFAHAHAGGDEESAAVGMDAHMSGPDFQDEVLLHGQYREWLRLLAPVLAD is encoded by the coding sequence ATGAACAAGCCCGTCGAGGCTCATCCCTTTCTCGATCCACGCGAACTGGTCGTGGACCAGCCGCAGGACGGCACCTTTCTGGTCAGCCGGCGCCTGTTCAACGAGGCCGAGCTGTTCGAGCTGGAGATGAAATACATCTTCGAGAACACCTGGATATTCCTGTGCCACGAGGGGCAGGTGCCCAATCCGGGCGATTTCTTCACCACCGAGATGGGCCGCCAGCCGGTGGTCATCACGCGCGGCAAGGACGGCCAGGTGCATGGCTTCGTGAACGCCTGCGCACACCGCGGCGCCACCCTGTGCCGCACCCGAAAGGGCAACCAGCAGTTCCTGACCTGCCCGTATCACGGCTGGGTCTACGACACCGCCGGCAAGAACGTCGACATCAAGGACCACGCCAGCGGCGCCTATCCGCCGGCCTTCGAGCAGCAGTCGCATGACCTGAAGGCCATCCCGAAACTGGCCGTGTATCGCGGCCTGGTGTTCGGCTCCCTGAACCCGGACGTGCCGACGCTGGCCGAGCACCTGGGCGGCGCCGCCAAGGCCATCGATTTCGTCATGGATCAGTCCGAGAGCCCGCTCGAAGTCCTGCGCGGCTGGTCCACCTACACCCACCGCGGCAACTGGAAGCTGCAGCCGGAAAACGGCATCGACGGCTATCACTTCACCGCCGTGCATGCCAACTACGTCGGCGTCATGAAGCGCGACGCCGAGCGGCGCGCCAGAAAGGCCACGGCCGGCGGTGTGCAGCGCAGCTTCGGCGGCGACTCGCTGCTGCAAATGAAAAGCGGCTGGTACGACTACGGCCACGGCCACACCCTGATGTGGGGCAGCTTCGGGCAGCCACAGAACCGCCCGGTGTGGAACCGGCGCGAACAGATCGCGCAGCGCCACGGCGCCGCGCATGCCGAATGGGTGGTCGGGCGCCTGCGCAATCTGCTGATCTTCCCGAACCTGCTGCTGATGGATCACGCGGCCACGCAGATTCGTGTCATCAAGCCGGTGTCGGTGGACTTCACCAAGGTCGAGAGCTTCGCGCTTGCCGCGCGCGAGGACGAACCGGACGTGCGCACCCGCCGCATCCGCCAGTTCGAGGACTTCTACAACGCCACGGGTCTGGCCACGCCGGATGACCTGTCCACCTTCGAGGCCTGCCACGACGGCCTGCAGGGCCGCCTGGTGCCCTGGCAACTGGGCTACGACCGCGGCTTTGCGCATGCCCACGCGGGCGGTGACGAGGAGTCTGCGGCGGTCGGCATGGACGCCCACATGAGCGGCCCGGATTTCCAGGATGAAGTGCTGCTGCACGGCCAGTATCGCGAGTGGCTGCGCCTGCTGGCGCCAGTCCTCGCCGACTGA
- a CDS encoding DedA family protein, giving the protein MELLHTLLDLFLHLDTHLAEFTADYGVWVYALLALVVFCETGLVVTPFLPGDSLLFVVGTLAAGGLLDFGTAAAVLFVSAVVGDSVNYAIGHAVGPRVYARPDSRWLRQEHLARTRAFFERHGGKTIVLARFVPIVRTFAPFVAGVGSMHYRRFLAYNVFGAAVWVLLFMTAGVVFGQLPVVKNNLTLIALGIVAVSLLPVAVHWLQARRTRVA; this is encoded by the coding sequence ATGGAATTGCTGCACACCCTGCTCGACCTGTTCCTGCACCTGGACACGCACCTGGCCGAATTCACTGCCGACTACGGCGTGTGGGTGTATGCCTTGCTGGCGCTGGTGGTGTTTTGCGAAACCGGGCTGGTGGTGACGCCGTTCCTGCCGGGGGACTCGCTGCTGTTCGTGGTCGGCACGCTGGCGGCCGGCGGGCTGCTGGATTTCGGCACGGCGGCGGCGGTGCTGTTCGTGTCGGCGGTGGTCGGCGACAGCGTCAATTACGCCATCGGCCACGCCGTCGGCCCGCGGGTCTATGCGCGCCCGGATTCGCGCTGGCTGCGTCAGGAGCACCTGGCGCGCACGCGGGCGTTTTTCGAGCGCCACGGCGGCAAGACCATCGTGCTGGCGCGCTTCGTGCCCATCGTGCGCACCTTCGCGCCGTTCGTGGCCGGCGTCGGCAGCATGCATTACCGGCGTTTTCTGGCCTACAACGTGTTCGGCGCGGCGGTATGGGTGCTGCTGTTCATGACCGCCGGGGTGGTATTCGGCCAACTGCCGGTGGTCAAGAACAACCTGACACTGATCGCGCTGGGCATCGTCGCCGTGTCGCTGCTGCCGGTGGCCGTGCATTGGCTGCAGGCACGCCGTACCCGAGTGGCTTGA
- a CDS encoding LLM class flavin-dependent oxidoreductase, whose protein sequence is MAKSKLKFGVYTEMNCMPGVDTGDAVWDVIGHIEQCDRLGYDVYMAIEHHFFPTFGQSSNPLALFSAAAQRTQNIRFRTLCHTLPLHTPTVLAGEIATADVLTGGRLDLGFGRGHAWLYKMAGIPYEESQPRYEEAQDIIMKALTEERFSHHGALYTVDNVTVYPRPVQKPMPVYLTGTSGRSFRFAAERGWGISVGGPAPYPLFAKPMAEYRDACIKAGTKPIVSWIQPVHIAPTENEAHEQARLAAPYFYHQIAKPILSLDQKADRERLLASGYGFYASDAMNQMMALSYDDILAQDMVWVGTPAQIANRVSDFLAKEALDEFAIQVLPRGPQGGLTLEQHRRTQELFATQVMPAFK, encoded by the coding sequence GTGGCAAAGAGCAAGCTGAAATTCGGCGTCTATACCGAAATGAACTGCATGCCGGGTGTCGACACCGGCGACGCGGTATGGGACGTGATCGGCCACATCGAGCAGTGCGACCGGCTCGGCTACGACGTTTACATGGCCATCGAGCACCATTTCTTCCCGACCTTCGGCCAGTCGTCGAACCCGCTGGCGCTGTTTTCGGCCGCCGCCCAGCGCACGCAGAACATCCGTTTCCGCACCCTGTGCCACACCCTGCCGCTGCACACGCCGACCGTGCTGGCGGGCGAGATCGCCACCGCCGACGTGCTGACCGGCGGGCGGCTGGACCTGGGCTTCGGGCGCGGTCATGCGTGGCTGTACAAGATGGCCGGCATTCCCTACGAGGAAAGCCAGCCGCGCTACGAGGAAGCGCAGGACATCATCATGAAGGCGCTGACCGAGGAGCGGTTCTCGCACCACGGCGCGCTGTACACGGTCGATAACGTCACGGTCTATCCGCGGCCGGTGCAAAAGCCGATGCCGGTGTACCTGACCGGCACCAGCGGGCGCTCGTTCCGCTTTGCCGCCGAGCGCGGCTGGGGCATCTCCGTGGGCGGCCCGGCGCCGTATCCGCTGTTCGCCAAGCCGATGGCCGAATACCGCGACGCCTGCATCAAGGCCGGCACCAAGCCCATCGTCAGCTGGATTCAGCCGGTGCACATCGCGCCGACCGAGAATGAAGCCCACGAGCAGGCGCGCCTGGCGGCGCCGTACTTCTACCACCAGATCGCCAAGCCGATCCTGTCGCTGGACCAGAAGGCCGACCGCGAGCGCCTGCTGGCTTCCGGCTATGGCTTCTATGCCAGCGACGCCATGAACCAGATGATGGCCCTGAGCTACGACGACATCCTGGCGCAGGACATGGTGTGGGTCGGTACGCCGGCGCAGATCGCCAACCGCGTGAGTGACTTCCTGGCCAAGGAGGCGCTGGACGAGTTCGCCATCCAGGTGCTGCCGCGCGGCCCGCAGGGCGGCCTGACGCTGGAACAGCATCGGCGCACGCAGGAGCTGTTCGCCACGCAGGTGATGCCTGCCTTCAAGTAG
- a CDS encoding proline--tRNA ligase — translation MRTSRFLLATLREDPSDAEVISQRLMLRAGMISRLAAGIYSWLPLGLRVLRRAERVVREQMDATGAQELLMPAVQPAELWQESARWEKYGPELLRLKDRHQREFCFGPTHEEVITDIVRQKVSSYRQLPACFYQIQTKFRDEIRPRFGLMRAREFLMKDAYSFHRDEASLDDTYQAMHGAYSAIFSRLGLKFRAVAADTGSIGGASSHEFHVLADSGEDAIAYSPGGYAANVELAPAPPAPPRPAPSASRESVRTPGQHSIAEVSAFLNVPPDRIVKTLIVRGADGGLVALLLRGDHELNAVKALRLPQIAQPLQFATPADVRTALGCDFGSVGPVDFPGPVIADHAAAALADFVCGANADGYHLSGVNFGRDLPEPETADIRNVLAGEPAPDGSGPLAIARGIEVGHVFKLGTVYSEKLACTVLDENGRDAVMTMGCYGIGVSRVVAAAVEQNHDARGIVWPQALAPFEVALVPINLHKSPAVAEATETLYAQLTAAGVDVLLDDRPERPGVMFADMDLIGIPHRLVIGERGLKDGLVEYKARRDEEAQNIPLAEATGFIRKALAGV, via the coding sequence ATGCGCACCTCGCGCTTTCTGCTGGCCACCCTGCGCGAAGACCCGTCCGACGCGGAGGTGATCAGCCAGCGCCTGATGCTGCGCGCCGGCATGATCAGCCGCCTGGCGGCCGGCATCTACAGCTGGCTGCCGCTGGGCCTGCGCGTGCTGCGCCGCGCCGAACGGGTGGTGCGGGAGCAGATGGACGCCACCGGCGCGCAGGAACTGCTGATGCCGGCGGTGCAGCCGGCCGAGCTGTGGCAGGAGTCGGCCCGCTGGGAAAAATACGGCCCCGAGTTGCTGCGCCTGAAGGACCGCCACCAGCGCGAGTTCTGCTTCGGCCCCACGCACGAGGAAGTCATCACCGACATCGTGCGCCAGAAGGTGAGCAGCTACCGGCAACTGCCGGCCTGCTTCTACCAGATCCAGACCAAGTTCCGGGACGAGATCCGGCCGCGCTTTGGCCTGATGCGGGCGCGCGAGTTCCTGATGAAGGACGCCTACTCCTTCCACCGTGACGAGGCCAGCCTGGACGACACCTACCAGGCCATGCACGGCGCCTACAGCGCCATCTTCAGCCGCCTGGGCCTGAAATTCCGCGCCGTGGCGGCCGACACCGGCAGCATCGGCGGCGCCAGTTCGCACGAATTCCACGTGCTGGCCGACTCCGGCGAGGACGCCATTGCCTACTCGCCGGGCGGCTATGCGGCCAACGTGGAGCTGGCGCCCGCGCCGCCCGCGCCGCCGCGCCCGGCGCCATCAGCCAGCCGCGAATCGGTACGCACGCCCGGCCAGCACAGCATCGCCGAGGTCAGCGCGTTTCTGAATGTGCCGCCCGATCGCATCGTGAAGACACTGATCGTGCGCGGCGCCGACGGCGGGCTGGTGGCGCTGCTGCTGCGCGGCGATCATGAACTCAACGCCGTCAAGGCCCTGCGCCTGCCGCAGATCGCCCAGCCGCTGCAGTTCGCCACCCCGGCCGATGTACGGACCGCACTGGGCTGCGATTTCGGGTCGGTCGGACCGGTGGACTTTCCAGGTCCGGTGATTGCCGACCACGCCGCGGCCGCGCTGGCGGATTTCGTGTGCGGCGCCAACGCCGACGGCTATCACCTCAGCGGCGTCAACTTCGGCCGCGACCTGCCGGAGCCGGAAACCGCCGACATCCGCAACGTGCTGGCGGGCGAGCCGGCGCCGGACGGCAGCGGGCCGCTGGCCATCGCCCGCGGCATCGAGGTCGGCCACGTGTTCAAGCTGGGCACCGTCTACAGCGAAAAGCTCGCCTGCACGGTGCTGGACGAAAACGGCCGCGACGCCGTCATGACCATGGGCTGCTACGGCATCGGCGTGTCGCGCGTGGTGGCTGCCGCCGTGGAACAGAACCACGACGCGCGCGGCATCGTCTGGCCGCAGGCGCTGGCGCCGTTCGAGGTGGCGCTGGTGCCGATCAACCTGCACAAGTCGCCGGCCGTCGCCGAAGCAACCGAAACGCTCTACGCGCAGCTGACCGCCGCCGGCGTGGACGTGCTGCTCGACGACCGCCCGGAGCGGCCCGGCGTGATGTTCGCCGACATGGACCTGATCGGCATCCCGCATCGGCTGGTGATCGGCGAGCGGGGTCTGAAGGACGGCCTGGTCGAGTACAAGGCGCGTCGCGACGAGGAGGCGCAGAACATCCCGCTGGCCGAGGCCACCGGCTTCATCCGCAAGGCGCTGGCCGGCGTCTGA
- a CDS encoding FAD-binding oxidoreductase codes for MPEYLPHGVAREDFQTALAEIRKIVGAAWVFTDPEGDLQPYLDHMSAVPPETRMPSAAISAASVAEVQAVLQVANQYKLPLWTYGNGKNFAYGGPAPKQAGYLVLDLKRMNRILEVNEESGYCLVEPGVSYYQLYQHLQEKGYKLWIDCAAPGWGGMIGNALEHGAGYTPYADHFLFSCGMEVLLADGQLLRTGMGAMPGNTSWQLFKYGFGPYVDGMFSQGNFGIVTKMGFWLMPVPPAYKPFMVTYENEDDIGPLMDILRPLKMNMVIQNGVVIEHISYSASVQRLRKQLWDKPGIIPDERWREVAKELDLGMWNIYGALYGLPENVEMTWQMVQHELTRIPGAKVYLQGDRPADDAGWNYREKLMRGEPNMTEFNLVNWDGGGHLNFTPMAAMTGKNAREMFNTFKELLNRHGFDMICEEVAMFRTMITLVMIMFDPRDEDARQRADACSRELVAIAKQHGYGELKANLTYMDIIADMYDGQGGALRKVNQVIKDALDPNGILSPGKSGIWPSNWTGPRT; via the coding sequence ATGCCCGAGTACCTGCCGCACGGCGTAGCGCGCGAGGATTTCCAGACAGCCCTGGCGGAAATCCGCAAGATCGTGGGCGCGGCCTGGGTCTTCACGGACCCGGAGGGGGATTTGCAGCCCTATCTGGACCACATGTCGGCGGTGCCGCCGGAAACGCGCATGCCATCGGCCGCCATCTCGGCCGCCTCGGTGGCCGAAGTGCAGGCCGTGCTGCAGGTGGCCAACCAGTACAAGCTGCCGCTGTGGACCTACGGCAACGGCAAGAACTTCGCCTACGGCGGCCCGGCGCCCAAGCAGGCCGGCTACCTGGTGCTGGACCTCAAACGCATGAACCGCATCCTGGAGGTAAACGAGGAATCCGGCTACTGCCTGGTCGAGCCGGGCGTGTCGTACTACCAGCTGTACCAGCACCTGCAGGAGAAGGGCTACAAGCTGTGGATCGACTGCGCCGCGCCCGGCTGGGGCGGCATGATCGGCAACGCGCTGGAACACGGCGCCGGCTATACGCCCTACGCCGACCACTTCCTGTTCTCCTGCGGCATGGAGGTGCTGCTGGCTGACGGCCAGCTGCTGCGCACCGGCATGGGCGCCATGCCCGGCAACACCAGCTGGCAGCTGTTCAAGTACGGCTTTGGGCCTTACGTGGACGGCATGTTCTCGCAGGGCAATTTCGGCATCGTCACCAAGATGGGCTTCTGGCTGATGCCGGTACCGCCGGCCTACAAGCCGTTCATGGTCACGTACGAGAATGAGGACGACATCGGCCCGCTGATGGACATCCTGCGACCGCTCAAGATGAACATGGTCATCCAGAACGGCGTGGTCATCGAGCACATCTCCTACAGCGCCTCGGTGCAGCGCCTGCGCAAGCAGCTGTGGGACAAGCCGGGCATCATCCCGGACGAGCGCTGGCGCGAGGTGGCCAAGGAACTGGACCTTGGCATGTGGAACATCTACGGCGCCCTGTACGGCCTGCCCGAGAACGTCGAAATGACCTGGCAGATGGTGCAGCACGAGCTGACCCGCATTCCCGGCGCCAAGGTGTACCTGCAGGGCGACCGGCCGGCCGATGACGCCGGCTGGAACTACCGCGAAAAACTGATGCGCGGCGAGCCGAACATGACCGAGTTCAACCTGGTCAACTGGGACGGCGGCGGGCATCTGAACTTCACCCCCATGGCGGCCATGACCGGCAAGAACGCCCGGGAGATGTTCAACACCTTCAAGGAACTGCTCAACCGCCACGGCTTCGACATGATCTGCGAAGAAGTGGCCATGTTCCGCACCATGATCACGCTGGTCATGATCATGTTCGACCCGCGCGACGAGGACGCCCGACAGCGCGCCGACGCCTGCTCGCGCGAGCTGGTCGCCATCGCCAAGCAGCACGGCTATGGCGAGCTGAAGGCCAACCTCACCTACATGGACATCATCGCCGACATGTACGACGGCCAGGGCGGCGCCCTGCGCAAGGTGAACCAGGTCATCAAGGACGCCCTGGACCCGAACGGCATCCTGTCGCCGGGCAAGTCCGGCATCTGGCCGTCCAACTGGACCGGCCCCCGTACCTGA
- a CDS encoding c-type cytochrome, which produces MTVQKNTLRLVAAVLLGLAGGMQFAHGASDAPAADAATSPVADATTPVGERSGEELFVLFCRACHAPGPAHPGAAKLAQTKGEAQSVILNRQDLPGEYIAHVVRNGLLGMPPLRPTDVTDEELTRLVEYIRSTPADKIPAEHPGGAYTVAPTLEQIWLFGIRPKLFTLILPAIAALVLLVVLLRRRRKA; this is translated from the coding sequence ATGACCGTTCAAAAAAACACCCTGCGCCTTGTCGCCGCCGTGTTGCTCGGCCTGGCCGGCGGCATGCAATTCGCGCATGGCGCAAGCGATGCCCCGGCAGCCGATGCCGCAACCAGCCCGGTCGCCGACGCCACCACGCCGGTCGGCGAACGCAGCGGCGAGGAGCTGTTCGTGCTGTTCTGCCGTGCCTGCCACGCCCCCGGTCCGGCGCACCCCGGTGCCGCCAAACTGGCGCAGACCAAGGGCGAGGCGCAGTCGGTCATCCTGAACCGCCAGGACCTGCCGGGCGAGTACATCGCCCACGTGGTGCGCAACGGCCTGCTGGGCATGCCGCCGCTGCGCCCGACCGACGTCACTGACGAGGAGCTCACGCGCCTGGTCGAGTACATCCGCAGCACGCCGGCCGACAAGATTCCGGCCGAGCACCCCGGCGGGGCATACACCGTCGCCCCGACGCTGGAGCAGATCTGGTTGTTCGGCATCCGCCCGAAGCTGTTCACGCTCATCCTGCCGGCCATTGCCGCGCTGGTACTGCTGGTGGTTCTGCTGCGCCGGCGGCGCAAGGCCTGA